In one Granulicella cerasi genomic region, the following are encoded:
- a CDS encoding helix-turn-helix domain-containing protein → MPTASLKHSAINPVRFDRNKAAEYLCLSVRSVDYLISTRRLKATRQGGKVFIQVADLDRYASQDHTQPIRPATR, encoded by the coding sequence ATGCCCACCGCTTCCCTGAAGCATTCCGCTATCAATCCAGTTCGCTTTGACCGCAATAAGGCGGCAGAATACCTATGCCTGTCAGTCCGTTCAGTGGACTACCTCATCTCTACTCGTCGTCTAAAGGCTACGCGACAGGGTGGCAAGGTTTTCATTCAGGTCGCTGACCTAGATCGATACGCCAGCCAAGATCACACACAACCGATTCGTCCTGCTACGCGATAG
- a CDS encoding phage portal protein, whose amino-acid sequence MQLFKALRTFVSADVDLTRLDLDTRTSLESPVVPLNGLTAFRMAFDGQPTAAGEVVSEHNALEISTVYACVRIIAESIATIPFRVYQTDGKARTEATTHTLSYLLGTEPNPDMSAATFFESLSGCLALTGNAYAEIERGTKGSVVAIWPLDPHHTEPARLNDGTLIYITRDGTKNGEERQLQAKDVIHLKLFSQGGLKGLSPIALARQELGLAQAQLKSGARFYGNGSKAGGILTPSSPLTPLQMQQTREFWEQQVAGVNQGRIGVLPADFKYTALGLSMEDAQWLQSRGYTRNQIAALFRLDPHWVGDTTRMSDANHEQSSLSLIQDTLAPYLTKFTQEFMRKLLPTTGRSRSVYDLRFDLSERLKTDLKTTIDSLAIGRQWGAYSANDMRQALGLNPIGSEGDIYLDPVNMMDARKFAEWSPIKPTPPAEPENK is encoded by the coding sequence ATGCAACTCTTCAAAGCACTACGAACGTTCGTCTCTGCAGACGTTGATCTCACACGTCTTGACCTCGACACGCGAACTTCGCTGGAGTCTCCAGTTGTGCCATTGAACGGCCTTACAGCCTTCCGAATGGCCTTCGATGGTCAGCCAACGGCTGCCGGTGAAGTAGTCAGTGAACATAACGCGCTAGAGATCTCAACGGTCTATGCCTGCGTTCGCATCATCGCTGAATCTATCGCGACCATTCCTTTCCGTGTGTATCAGACCGATGGCAAAGCACGCACTGAAGCCACGACTCACACCCTCTCTTATCTCCTCGGCACTGAACCCAATCCTGACATGAGTGCAGCGACCTTCTTTGAGTCGCTGTCAGGATGCTTGGCTCTCACCGGCAACGCATACGCCGAGATTGAGCGCGGAACGAAAGGATCAGTCGTGGCTATCTGGCCTCTTGATCCGCACCACACCGAACCTGCACGCCTGAACGATGGAACTCTCATCTACATCACTCGCGATGGCACCAAGAATGGTGAAGAACGCCAGCTTCAGGCAAAGGATGTCATCCACCTCAAGCTCTTCTCTCAAGGTGGACTCAAAGGACTCTCCCCGATTGCGCTGGCACGTCAAGAACTTGGTTTAGCGCAAGCACAACTCAAGTCTGGTGCTCGCTTTTATGGCAATGGCTCGAAGGCTGGTGGCATCCTCACACCGTCATCGCCGCTCACACCCCTACAGATGCAACAAACCAGAGAGTTCTGGGAACAGCAAGTTGCCGGAGTGAATCAAGGCCGTATCGGTGTTTTACCGGCGGACTTCAAGTACACGGCCCTCGGGCTATCGATGGAAGACGCTCAGTGGCTTCAATCACGCGGTTACACCCGCAATCAGATTGCAGCGTTATTTCGCCTTGATCCTCACTGGGTTGGCGATACGACACGCATGAGTGATGCGAACCATGAGCAGTCTTCACTCTCGTTGATCCAAGACACGCTTGCACCGTACCTCACCAAGTTCACCCAAGAATTCATGCGTAAGCTGCTTCCTACAACGGGAAGATCGCGCAGTGTCTATGACCTGCGATTCGATCTCAGTGAACGCCTCAAGACAGACTTGAAGACCACGATTGATTCCCTGGCGATTGGCCGTCAATGGGGAGCCTACAGCGCAAACGATATGCGTCAGGCAT
- a CDS encoding DNA cytosine methyltransferase encodes MKILNAISLFSGSGMLDRGCAAALKTQDYELRTILYCEREKYAQEVLQARMQDDLLYRAPIWSDVTTLNATQLEGHIDVVIAGFPCQPFSVAGKRAGLEDERYLFADVIRIANEAGASLLFLENVPGLLSGKKDGTAPVTDVMRLMDEAGFDAVWHCHTASEAGAPHKRERWFCLAWRTVADSECDGQAGSKITGSIDCISAEESAG; translated from the coding sequence ATGAAAATACTGAATGCCATCTCCCTGTTTTCAGGATCAGGGATGCTTGACCGTGGCTGCGCTGCGGCCCTAAAGACACAAGATTATGAACTCCGAACCATCCTCTACTGTGAGCGTGAAAAGTATGCGCAAGAAGTCCTCCAGGCGAGGATGCAAGACGACCTCCTCTACCGAGCACCTATCTGGTCCGATGTCACAACGCTCAACGCCACCCAACTTGAAGGACACATTGACGTTGTCATTGCAGGCTTCCCTTGCCAACCATTCTCCGTTGCAGGGAAACGAGCTGGCCTCGAAGATGAACGCTACCTATTCGCAGATGTCATTCGTATCGCCAACGAAGCAGGCGCATCTCTCCTCTTCCTCGAAAACGTTCCAGGTTTGCTCTCCGGTAAAAAAGACGGAACAGCACCAGTCACAGACGTTATGCGGCTCATGGACGAAGCAGGGTTTGATGCTGTCTGGCACTGTCACACTGCCTCAGAAGCAGGTGCACCCCACAAAAGAGAACGCTGGTTCTGCCTCGCATGGAGAACCGTGGCTGACTCCGAATGTGATGGACAAGCTGGATCCAAGATCACAGGAAGCATTGACTGCATATCAGCAGAAGAATCGGCCGGGTAG
- a CDS encoding 3'-5' exonuclease has translation MIPILLLLSVTIVIFVVYMRKISAEEADKRPLDDARQDPPAQIVSDPPAREAVAVASPPKPKPDPVQVDMRRLLPQQFVVLDLETTGLHASTCEIIEIGAVKVTLDESEHPSFQILVKPRKKVSAKIVSITGITQQMLDEQGVEIEDAMSQFIEFIGDLPLVTYNAAFDMPFLWAAASKSGVVVENRYTCALKRARRAFPWMENHKLVTVAAHLNAPDNDHHRALADSIRATHVFWHATKQLNMKVQWKKYGAI, from the coding sequence GTGATTCCCATACTTCTATTGCTATCCGTTACTATTGTGATCTTTGTTGTTTATATGAGGAAGATATCTGCTGAGGAAGCAGATAAGAGACCTCTTGATGACGCGCGGCAAGATCCTCCGGCGCAGATCGTCAGCGATCCTCCGGCGCGTGAGGCGGTCGCAGTTGCATCACCACCTAAGCCAAAACCGGATCCTGTTCAGGTCGATATGCGTCGGCTGTTGCCTCAGCAGTTCGTGGTGCTGGACTTGGAGACTACCGGGCTACACGCTTCTACATGCGAGATCATCGAGATCGGTGCTGTGAAGGTGACGCTAGATGAGTCGGAGCATCCGAGCTTTCAAATCTTGGTCAAGCCGCGCAAGAAGGTATCGGCAAAGATTGTGTCGATCACAGGGATCACGCAGCAGATGCTTGACGAGCAGGGCGTTGAGATAGAGGATGCGATGTCTCAGTTCATTGAGTTCATCGGTGATCTTCCACTTGTCACATACAATGCTGCATTCGACATGCCGTTTCTTTGGGCTGCGGCGTCGAAGTCTGGCGTGGTTGTTGAGAATCGATACACGTGCGCTCTAAAGAGAGCGCGCAGAGCATTCCCTTGGATGGAGAATCATAAGCTCGTGACGGTTGCTGCCCATCTGAATGCACCTGATAACGATCATCATCGCGCGTTGGCTGACAGCATTCGCGCTACACACGTCTTCTGGCACGCAACCAAGCAACTGAACATGAAGGTGCAATGGAAGAAATACGGTGCTATCTGA
- a CDS encoding terminase large subunit: MTNGATSSTNDYAARATQYARDVVDGKVLYSKWIRLAAQRHLNDLIRPDFRWTFCSDAANKVCQFAELCRHEKGSKQGQRIKLEAAQIFILASIFGWIDSTSLRKYREAIIMLPRGNGKSPLAAIIGLYMAFFSGEKGAEVYCGANSEKQASEVFRPAKAMVEQESRLASIGIQCAAKSIFQLSTRSRFQPVVRKPGDGASVWCGILDELHEAQDATLYDTFKTGANKRPGSLILVISTAGVSSTENPCLALQRKAEQMLDGVIEDDRLFAALHGADPDVDWTSPLAVEMANPLLGVSNDREAILLDQQEAVRNSAKQNIFKAKHLNIWSTASSAWMNIAAWNKCYDAILTEESVKQLPCWIGSDLASKLDLSAVVRVYRDDSQGDRPHYYAITRSYLPEERVNLPENQHYLGWSKQDYLSATPGSSIDYATLEADVLADIASNQVKELAYDARYADHWAQRVSELSGIPRVEVPPSPSVLSPAMKELEAAVADGRFHHDGNPVLTWCISNVLTRETSVGNYTMPDKARPESKIDCAVALFIAMARARLGTQDNAEWSFTPFWL, encoded by the coding sequence ATGACGAATGGAGCAACCTCATCCACTAACGACTATGCCGCTAGAGCCACGCAATACGCTCGCGATGTCGTTGATGGCAAGGTTCTCTATTCCAAATGGATTCGTCTCGCAGCCCAAAGACATCTGAATGACCTTATCCGGCCTGATTTCCGTTGGACCTTTTGTTCAGACGCAGCCAACAAGGTCTGCCAGTTCGCGGAGCTATGCAGACATGAGAAGGGCTCGAAGCAAGGTCAGCGCATCAAGCTCGAAGCGGCCCAGATCTTCATCCTCGCCAGCATCTTCGGCTGGATAGATTCGACCAGCCTACGCAAGTACCGCGAAGCGATCATCATGCTTCCGCGTGGTAATGGAAAGTCACCACTCGCGGCCATCATTGGCCTCTATATGGCGTTCTTTTCTGGCGAGAAGGGTGCCGAGGTCTATTGCGGTGCCAACAGTGAGAAGCAAGCCAGCGAGGTATTCCGACCAGCGAAAGCGATGGTCGAACAAGAGTCTCGATTAGCATCTATTGGCATTCAATGTGCGGCTAAGAGCATCTTCCAACTCTCAACACGATCCAGATTCCAGCCAGTTGTTCGTAAACCTGGCGATGGTGCATCGGTTTGGTGCGGCATCCTCGATGAACTGCACGAAGCTCAAGACGCTACGCTCTATGACACCTTCAAGACCGGCGCGAACAAGCGTCCTGGCTCTCTAATCTTGGTCATATCGACCGCTGGCGTCTCAAGCACCGAGAACCCCTGCCTTGCCCTTCAGAGAAAAGCCGAACAGATGCTGGATGGCGTCATCGAAGATGATCGCCTCTTCGCTGCCCTTCATGGCGCTGATCCCGATGTGGATTGGACCTCACCACTGGCCGTTGAAATGGCAAATCCTTTGCTCGGCGTCTCAAATGATCGCGAGGCTATCCTACTGGACCAGCAAGAGGCTGTTCGCAACTCTGCAAAACAGAACATCTTCAAAGCCAAGCACCTCAACATCTGGTCAACAGCCTCCTCCGCATGGATGAACATTGCGGCATGGAACAAATGCTACGATGCCATTCTCACAGAAGAATCAGTGAAGCAGCTCCCATGCTGGATTGGCTCTGATCTCGCCTCCAAGCTCGACCTATCAGCAGTCGTTCGCGTATACCGCGACGATAGCCAAGGTGATAGACCGCACTACTACGCCATCACACGTTCTTATCTGCCTGAAGAGCGAGTGAATCTTCCAGAGAACCAGCATTATCTCGGCTGGTCGAAGCAGGATTATCTCTCTGCCACGCCTGGAAGCAGCATCGATTACGCCACGTTAGAGGCTGATGTCCTAGCTGATATCGCCAGCAATCAGGTGAAAGAGCTCGCCTATGACGCTCGCTATGCCGATCACTGGGCGCAGCGTGTATCAGAGCTATCCGGCATCCCCCGCGTTGAAGTTCCACCATCGCCCTCGGTATTGTCACCGGCCATGAAAGAGCTTGAAGCGGCTGTTGCTGATGGCCGATTCCATCATGACGGCAATCCCGTTCTGACCTGGTGCATCTCGAACGTGCTCACACGCGAGACATCCGTTGGCAACTACACGATGCCCGATAAAGCACGACCTGAATCGAAGATCGACTGTGCTGTAGCTCTCTTCATCGCTATGGCTCGCGCTCGATTAGGCACACAAGACAACGCCGAGTGGTCCTTCACACCCTTCTGGCTCTAG
- a CDS encoding HNH endonuclease signature motif containing protein — protein MKYPAYRKITRKIEQLFRSITRTEDGCWLWNKSKLTNGYGMASFESKPITVHRLSYRLFRGEIPEGAYVLHSCGNRSCLNPDHLRCGSAAMNMQDRMDSPLGWRAGSRGKGVSPEEHAEIFAMFDAGHSAYKISKSPLSTGRVVTESQLSFMRRNRKLIETTDADKRKRCPKPLKPRRPNSVVTIIHTNALTA, from the coding sequence ATGAAATACCCCGCATACCGCAAGATCACACGCAAGATCGAACAGCTCTTCCGCTCCATCACCCGCACCGAAGATGGCTGCTGGCTATGGAACAAGTCAAAGCTCACAAATGGCTATGGCATGGCCTCATTCGAGAGCAAGCCAATCACCGTACATCGCCTCTCCTATCGCCTCTTTAGAGGTGAGATTCCTGAAGGCGCATATGTTCTTCACAGCTGCGGTAACCGCTCATGCCTGAATCCCGACCATCTCCGTTGTGGATCAGCGGCGATGAATATGCAGGACCGCATGGACTCTCCACTAGGCTGGCGCGCCGGTAGCAGAGGTAAGGGCGTAAGCCCTGAAGAACATGCTGAGATCTTCGCCATGTTTGATGCTGGGCATTCAGCCTACAAGATTAGCAAATCTCCTCTATCAACAGGCCGTGTCGTGACGGAATCGCAACTATCCTTCATGCGTCGCAATCGGAAGCTCATCGAGACTACGGATGCAGACAAGAGGAAGAGGTGTCCTAAACCTCTCAAGCCACGCAGACCCAATAGCGTCGTCACGATCATCCACACCAACGCACTCACCGCATAA
- a CDS encoding HNH endonuclease, producing MASRPNKPCRYPNCSALVASGYCEAHAKPVAQARERWRGTPASRGYDADWKTIRIEALRRDKFLCVHCLALNKITPAQDVDHIIPISVDITKRLDLTNLQSLCRSCHRAKTAHEQKAPV from the coding sequence ATGGCAAGCAGACCGAATAAACCCTGTAGGTATCCCAACTGCTCTGCTCTCGTTGCATCTGGCTACTGCGAAGCTCATGCCAAACCCGTAGCTCAGGCGAGAGAAAGATGGCGTGGAACGCCAGCTTCACGTGGTTACGACGCTGATTGGAAGACGATTCGTATTGAAGCTCTTCGGCGAGATAAATTTCTCTGTGTTCATTGCCTCGCGCTGAACAAGATTACTCCTGCACAGGATGTAGATCACATCATCCCCATCAGCGTAGACATCACCAAACGCCTCGATCTAACCAACCTGCAATCCCTATGCCGCTCTTGCCACAGAGCAAAGACGGCCCATGAGCAAAAGGCACCTGTATGA
- a CDS encoding sigma-70 family RNA polymerase sigma factor, whose amino-acid sequence MGNVDSLYLAWSIRPTEEALAVLISAVRRMAYKAARGTVYEHREDFAQDVSITIWSLLPGFIPQSAGSFSHWLSSIIRRIRLNQMKAQMLIQLADDFTECAIEDDPVAFDTSILPVPIRQSASLLASGYTIKEAAEMQGLEADTLRQRFRRYRKNLK is encoded by the coding sequence ATGGGTAACGTTGATTCCCTATACCTGGCGTGGTCCATCCGGCCAACCGAAGAGGCTCTCGCGGTGTTGATCTCTGCCGTTCGGCGCATGGCCTACAAAGCTGCACGCGGAACGGTGTATGAGCACCGAGAAGATTTCGCTCAGGACGTGAGCATAACCATCTGGAGCTTACTACCTGGCTTTATTCCACAGTCGGCTGGATCGTTCTCGCATTGGCTCTCGAGCATCATTCGTCGGATTCGATTGAACCAGATGAAGGCTCAGATGTTGATTCAGCTTGCAGATGACTTCACAGAATGCGCGATTGAAGACGATCCAGTTGCATTCGACACATCTATCCTGCCTGTTCCAATACGCCAATCAGCATCACTACTAGCTTCTGGCTACACGATCAAAGAAGCCGCTGAGATGCAGGGCTTAGAAGCCGATACACTGCGTCAGAGATTCCGCCGATACCGAAAGAATCTCAAATAG
- a CDS encoding DNA-methyltransferase, translating to MSNATTQLMLGDCLEQMKSLPDNSVDMVLTDLPYGTTGCTWDSIIPLEKLWVEWRRICKPNAAIVLTASQPFTTALIASNLKAFRYCWVWEKDRHSNFQLAKKQPLKQHEDVVVFAQRQPTYNPQGLIKLAKPKRMSNKEGSRRLQHIASAKKRSTYLQEWTGYPKSVLKLPTERGHHPTQKPVALCDYLIRTYTHENDTVLDCTMGSGTTGVAAMNTVRCFIGIERDAAYFNTAKARINAAEEKIMNPLQTIETIGMDIAHVAEQAVAFLPHVVSLLDHAIKDEPEVKTLLSGLITQAIAVLTAGSTAAEDKGISLAADATTLAAAEQFFMYVKGTFLPQAEAIYKEISSDIR from the coding sequence ATGAGCAACGCAACGACACAACTGATGCTGGGCGACTGCCTGGAACAGATGAAGTCGTTGCCAGATAACAGTGTCGATATGGTTCTCACGGATCTGCCGTATGGCACTACAGGATGTACGTGGGACTCCATCATTCCGCTAGAGAAGCTGTGGGTCGAATGGAGGCGCATCTGTAAGCCGAATGCCGCTATCGTCCTTACGGCATCCCAGCCGTTCACTACTGCTCTCATCGCATCGAACCTCAAGGCGTTTCGCTACTGCTGGGTATGGGAGAAAGATCGGCACTCCAACTTCCAATTAGCGAAGAAGCAGCCTTTGAAGCAGCATGAAGACGTCGTTGTGTTCGCTCAGAGACAGCCGACATACAACCCTCAAGGCTTGATCAAGCTAGCGAAGCCTAAGCGGATGAGCAACAAAGAGGGATCACGCCGTCTTCAGCACATCGCAAGCGCAAAGAAACGTTCGACTTATCTGCAAGAATGGACTGGATACCCGAAGTCGGTATTGAAGCTCCCCACAGAACGCGGCCATCACCCGACACAGAAGCCTGTCGCGCTATGCGATTACCTCATCCGCACATACACCCATGAAAACGACACTGTTCTTGATTGCACGATGGGCAGCGGAACGACTGGCGTTGCGGCGATGAACACTGTCAGATGCTTCATAGGCATCGAGCGAGATGCAGCTTACTTCAACACCGCCAAGGCGCGAATCAACGCAGCCGAAGAGAAGATCATGAATCCACTGCAGACCATTGAAACCATAGGAATGGACATCGCTCATGTTGCCGAGCAAGCAGTCGCATTCCTTCCCCACGTTGTATCACTTCTGGACCACGCCATAAAAGATGAGCCAGAGGTAAAGACACTGCTATCAGGCCTCATCACACAAGCGATTGCTGTTCTGACAGCAGGATCAACCGCCGCAGAAGACAAAGGCATCAGCCTTGCTGCTGATGCAACAACACTGGCTGCTGCTGAACAGTTCTTCATGTATGTGAAAGGCACGTTCCTGCCTCAAGCAGAAGCGATCTACAAAGAAATCTCCAGCGACATCAGATAG
- a CDS encoding tyrosine-type recombinase/integrase, with the protein MPRGRKPKIIEGDIAGIYEQKGKSGSTWTARYWFSGKDVRKTFKTQATAIEHIEKVRLMRVTGERLPTTAKLPLLTSSEQEKRGYVSNLLLVDLIDEYMLKQKETAEREKLQNIKKTGYVSDPQARIGNMESRFKAIRKAFADRYADSIEPHEVKDFLESLNLSDGTMNRYKTTLSSVYEYAIERKKLKINPTSGVKRFTEELGIPRWMQDDEEKQLRNVIQKWIDETPEEHRATRLMFREHLNEITVASQSGMRKGNQYALRWVEDINLTLRLIVLPDTKSGRPHVIPMTDSVYKALLDQKAIQQELASLRGVGYGSERMKLDGRVFTIRENREWFKKAKDEAGIKSLRWHDLSRHTAGSRLAAGGANQKVIQEVLGHSTLAMSARYTHLSPSHVADVMKAALDR; encoded by the coding sequence ATGCCACGCGGACGGAAACCGAAGATCATCGAAGGCGACATTGCCGGAATTTACGAGCAGAAAGGCAAGAGCGGCAGCACCTGGACCGCCCGCTATTGGTTCTCGGGCAAGGATGTACGAAAGACCTTCAAGACCCAAGCGACCGCAATCGAGCACATCGAGAAGGTACGCCTCATGCGCGTCACAGGTGAGCGGCTTCCGACGACAGCCAAGCTCCCACTGCTCACCAGCTCAGAGCAAGAGAAACGTGGATATGTCTCCAACTTGCTCCTCGTCGACCTCATCGACGAGTACATGCTCAAGCAGAAAGAGACCGCCGAGCGCGAGAAGCTCCAGAACATCAAGAAGACGGGATACGTCTCTGATCCGCAGGCTCGCATCGGCAATATGGAATCACGCTTCAAGGCGATTCGTAAGGCGTTTGCGGATCGTTACGCAGACTCAATCGAGCCTCACGAGGTGAAGGACTTCTTAGAATCCTTGAATCTCTCGGATGGAACAATGAACCGCTACAAGACGACTTTGAGTAGCGTCTATGAGTATGCCATCGAGCGCAAGAAGCTGAAGATCAACCCGACAAGTGGAGTGAAACGCTTCACCGAAGAACTCGGGATTCCACGATGGATGCAGGATGACGAAGAGAAGCAACTGAGGAACGTCATTCAGAAATGGATTGACGAAACGCCTGAAGAGCACCGTGCGACCCGCCTAATGTTCCGTGAACACCTCAACGAGATCACTGTGGCCTCACAGTCGGGAATGCGTAAGGGCAACCAGTATGCGCTCCGCTGGGTTGAGGACATCAATTTAACGCTACGCCTTATCGTGCTACCTGATACGAAGAGCGGTCGTCCGCACGTCATTCCAATGACCGATAGCGTTTACAAAGCATTGCTGGATCAGAAGGCAATTCAGCAGGAGCTTGCTTCCCTTCGCGGCGTAGGCTATGGCTCTGAGCGCATGAAGTTGGATGGCAGGGTTTTTACGATTCGAGAGAACCGTGAGTGGTTCAAGAAGGCCAAGGACGAAGCTGGCATCAAATCCCTTCGTTGGCATGACCTCAGCCGCCACACGGCTGGTTCACGCCTAGCCGCTGGGGGAGCAAACCAGAAGGTCATTCAAGAGGTTCTGGGCCACTCCACACTCGCGATGTCTGCTCGCTACACCCACCTGTCGCCGTCTCACGTTGCCGATGTGATGAAGGCGGCTCTGGATCGCTGA